TTCCCACAATCACATTAATCTCATCATCTCTACACCATGAAAACCCCAACCATTTCTTCTCTCACTTTGCTTCTTCTTCTCATCTCATGCTCATGGGCAGCAGCTTTcgccgccgccgaccaccaCCAAGATTTCCTACATTGCCTGTCTGACAAATTCGACAGCTCCAACGTTGTTTACACCGCAAGCAATTCATCATACACTTCCATCTTGAAATATTCCATCTTCAACCTCAGATTCGCTTCCGAATCTACGCCAAAGCCGCAGGTGATCATAACCCCGGAACACGAATCTCAGATCCCGCCGGTTATACACTGCGCTAAAAAAACCGGCCTCGAGATCAGAACTCGAAGCGGCGGCCATGACTTCGAGGGACTATCTTATGTATCACAAGTCCCGTTTGTGATGATCGATTTGATCAATCTCAGTGAAATCACAGTCGACGCCGAGGCCAAAACCGCGTGGGTTGAAGCTGGCGCCACCATCGGCTCTTTGTATTACAGAATCGCCGAGAAAAGCCCGGTTCTTGGATTTCCGGCCGGCGGTTGCCTGACCATTGGCGTCGGAGGCCACTTCAGCGGAGGAGGCTACGGCTTCATGCAGAGGAAGTACGGCTTGGCTGCCGATCATGTGATCGATGCAAGAATAGTAGACGTTAATGGCAGAATTCTCGACAGGAAATCAATGGGTGAAGATCTGTTTTGGGCTATCAGAGGCGGCGGAGCTGCCAGCTTTGGCGTAGTTGTTGCTTGGAAGGTATTATATGGgagtaataatatttttaagatACTAAATTTAATAGTAAAACAGGATCGTAATTTTCAGTGTTTTTCAAAAAGAGGATTATATGTTATAGAATATGAAAAtgaagaatttgaaaatgatgacTATAAAAATAGTTTCCAACGCGACCTGAGATAGGAGTGGTGGAAGTTATAgttttcattttcaaatttcgtcATTTTTAAATTCCATAACATATACGTTCTTTTTTGGAAAAACACTGTTACGTTTTCGTCTGAAATAATGCACGACTAGTCATGCACAAATACCATTGTCACCAATTTTCTATGAGATAAACGGATCAACTCGATTGCACGGTGCAACTGATTGCACCCAAATTTTCatgattttctattttttttttcttccttaattTTTAAATGAGATGTTTGATTAAATTTGGTAGAATCACATACTTTCTCAATTCTCAAAAAAATAGTTCTAGAAGGGGACgatataattgaaattaatttaatttcaacaGGTTGAACTACTAGATGTACCAGAAAGGGTCACTGTTTTCACAGTGGACAAAACCCTAGAACAAAACGCAACTCAACTCATCGACCGCTGGCAATACATCGCTCCCAACCTCGACAAAGATTTGTTCATCGCAATCTTGATAACCCGGTCGAGTTCCGACCCGACCATCGCCGCCTCCTTCGTGTCGCTATTCCTCGGTCCCATCGACGCGCTGCTGCCGCTGATGCGACGAAGCTTCCCTGAGCTCGGCCTAGTGAGAGAGAACTGCACCGAGACGAGCTGGATCAATTCCACCCTCTACATCGGCGGCTACCCCGTCGACGCGCCGCCGCAAATCCTGCTCAACAGAACTCAGCCCCAACCAGCATACTCGAAGCAAAAATCAGACTACGTGAAGAAACCAATTCCTCAATACGCCTTTCAAGGCATATGGGAGCAGTTTTACCGAGCAGAAGATAAGGGGGATTTGTTCATCTTCATGATGCCGTGCGGCGGGAGAATGGCGGAGATCTCCGACTCCGCCATTCCTTTCCCTCATAGAGCTGGCAATCTGTACCTCTTCTCTCATCTAGTCCATTGGGAGGAAGAGAATTCGGACAGCTACCTGAGCTGGTCGAGGAGGCTTTACGATTACATGACTCCTTACGTCTCGACGGCGCCGAGGTCGGCGTATCTCAACTACAGAGATCTCGACCTCGGCGTCAACAACGTTGTCGGGAAGACGAGCTACGCGCAGGCTAGTGTTTGGGGGAAGAGGTATTACAAGAACAATTTCGATCGTCTTGTTCTGGTTAAGACCATGGTTGATCCTCACAATTTCTTCAGAAACGAACAAAGCATTCCGCCGCTGCATTCCAAGTGAATAAGACGTTGTCAAAATTGTGTTATCTATGTTTCAAAATTTGTCTGCATTTACTATAATAAAGTGATACAATTAGGGAGCGTTTAGTTTGCTTGATTGATaaaatgcatgattgagtattttttatctTGAAGAGTAggatttctttaattttatcattttaaggTCGTTTTACTCTGAACGATTTaatttgatagataaaaataataagactaaTCTCTTGTTTATTTAGATGTTTTAAAACTTTTGGATATCCCAATACCTTTGAATATTTCCAttatttaagctagttttgcttgattcttatctaATTGAAATTGTGGGTTTGAAGAAATCTTACTTTagagaataaaaatattcaatcatgcaaaTTAAACGCAAAATTAAAAGGTCAAACTGCTATTTAAGCGTAACGCACATAagttttgattattttcttcttttcttcgaACACATGatgtttttttattaaattttagatTAATAGCAATTTCAATATTCAACACTTAATTATCTGCATAATGCAATTTCTGGAATTTTCATTTGAcagaaagagagatagagagagattagGCTCAAACTAAATCATAATTTGATAGCCCAACTCAGCCTTCAGAGCGTAGTCCAGATTATCAAACTTTACAAGGGAAAAGTAAAATTACAGCATACACATAGAGTTGTCACCATAATCTTTTGTAACACCCGGCATTTCACTACAGTATATATTATTAGTCGACTTATCGCTCGACTAATTGAAGTGAcggatgttatttaattatttatctatgagctttttgttacctttgggattcgaactcgggaccataaatccatccaatagaattacgaatcaaccgtagatcttgatgatctaagggttgaaaatgattcttattttatattttaagaaatgctcttattttagcctttaTACATAATATGTCCATATAATGACAGCCCATATAATGAAAACGATTTTGGACTCAAAATAAGATAGAAACTCGGCCCAACTGACTGGAAAAATAAACTTCAGCGCAAAGGAAAATCAATACAAGGccctaaaaataaaatgaagccCAACCAATAAATCACCCCAATAAAAGATAAAGGGAAGGCCCAAATACAAAAAAAAGATATCAGCCCAATTCCTCATATATACgtccttttcattttttgacaCTATTCCACGTAATTTAATATACTTTTTTTCATAATGTGGGACCATTAATAATTATTCCATCAATAATTCCAATGTAAATCATTTTTTCAGCATCAATAAATTTTATTCATtatcaatacactcaataattttCTTAACCACTTTCtattaaaattcatgctgaaagaTTCTAGGTATAAATATGACATTTACATATGCATGGAGGAATTATTTCTTTTGAGAAACCATGACCAAAAGATTAATATAGAAGTGATGGTCGTCAAAAACTGAGGGATGATTACAAACCCACCCACTATACTCATGTGTCATGTGTTCGGATGGAATAGTACTTAGATAGATTAAGTAGAAGACACTCAAAGATAATACTACTAATTATATTGATGAAATTCGaacttcaaaataattttcaaattagaATGTTAACATTTCCATGCTAAGCTAGCCATGTTCAATTTAAGTAAATACTTATAGGTCGTATCTTGTATAATAAGAAACtaaaatagtaaggctaatcaCTCACTTTTTAagatgaattaaaattttagagtatcacaattttttttataatttatattatttgagttagttttacttgattcatatctcattAAAAGCCAGAAATTAGATAAATCCTAGTCTTACTCATGTATCATATGAATGATACAAAATAATCCCCCATTAAGATTTggataatattaaaattgacCTACACATTTCTTAGGGGACAAGCATACAATTTCAAACCTTGGTTTCTTATTCAAATTAACTTGTAATGTTAGTTTAATAGTTCAATCAAGCTCTGATACAAATGATCTGCCCATCCatctataaataaataaacaaaaagaaGATTAAAATTTCAATGCCTTGAAAACAAATCCGGTTCATCCATTTCTGCAGTTCTCTACACTCGAAGCAATTCCTCATATGCATTCATTCTTAAccactttttattaaaatttatgctGAAAGTTTCTAGGTATGAATATGACCTATTCCTTGgggaattatttattttgagaaaccATGACCAAAAGATTAATATATAAGTGATGGTCGTCAAAAACTGAGGGATGATTACAAACCCACCCACTATACTCATGTGTCATGTATTCCTATGGAATAGTACTTAGATAGATTAAGTAGAAGACACTAAAAGATAATACTAATTATATTGATGAAATTCGaacttcaaaataattttcaaattagaATGTCAACATTTCCATGCTAAGCTAGCCATGTTCAATTAAATACTTATAGGTCGTATCTTGTAAAATAAGAAACGAAAATAGCAAGGGTAATCTCTcactttttaaaaatgaattaaaattttagaatatcacaagattttttataatttctattATTTGAGTTAGTTTTACTTGACTCATATCTCATTAAAAACGAGAAATTAGATAAATCCTAGCCACGTATCATATAAatcatactcccttcgtccgccaaaagtgaaccacttttactatattgggcgtccacAAAAAGTGtatcactttccttttatagaaatggacgtcccaccatccactttaatcttttatccttataaacactctttatttacaaaaaactcacttcaaattcaatctcagccacacatctcataaagtggtgggaccatttctctactacatcaaaatcatcatcctttttattaaatcccgtgcctagccaaagtggtccacttttggataatattaaaattgacCTAAACATTTATTAGGGGAGAAGCATACAATTTCAAACCTTGGTATCTTATTCAAACTTGTAATGTTAGTTTAATAGTTCAGACAAGCTCTGATACAAATTATCTGCCCATGCTCCatctataaataaataaacaaaaagaagattaaaaaaaaaaaaaaaaaacacacacaaaccACTTCCCACAAACACAATCTCATCATCCCTAAACCATGAAAACCCCAACCATTTCTCCCCTTACTTTGCTTCTTCTTCTCATCTCATGCTCATGGGCAGCAgcttccgccgccgccgaccaccaCCAAGATTTCCTACATTGCCTGTCTGAGAAATTCGACAGCTCCGACGTTGTCTACACCGCAAGCAATTCATCATACACTTCCATCTTGAAATATTCCATCTACAACCTCAGATATGCTTCCGAATCTACACCAAAGCCGCAGGTGATCATAACCCCGGAACACGAATCTCAGATCCCGCCGGTGATACGCTGCGCTAAAAAAACCGGCCTCGAGATCAGAACTCGAAGCGGCGGCCATGACACCGAGGGACTATCTTATGTATCACAAGTCCCGTTTGTGATGATTGATTTGATCAATCTCAGTGAAATCACAGTCGACGCCGAGGCCAAAACCGCGTGGGTCGAAGCCGGCGCCACCATCGGCTCTTTGTATTACAGAATCGCGGAGAAAAGTCCGGTTCTTGGATTTCCGGCCGGCGGTTGCCTGACCATTGGCGTCGGAGGCCACTTCAGCGGGGGAGGCTTCGGCTTCATGCAGAGGAAGTACGGCTTGGCTGCCGATCATGTGATCGATGCAAGAATAGTAGACGTTAATGGCAGAATTCTTGACAGGAAATCAATGGGCGAAGATCTGTTCTGGGCTATCAGAGGCGGCGGAGCTGCTAGCTTTGGTGTAGTTGTTGCCTGGAAGGTATTGTGATTCCTCTGTCTTAACAAAGCATACGAGCTCATTGTTAAGACGGGATCATAActtttagtgttttttttttaaaaaaaaattactatatcttatggaatttgaaaatgatgattatatgttactccctccgtcccacccaagatgctacatattcttTTTCGAGcctcccaacgaagatgctacatttctatatttgacaaaaataaggaattttaaacacttaattaacactaattaagtatttatttattactttctctctcctactttatcactttattactttctcttccttattttattactttattactttctctcttctactttatcactttattattacacacttaaaacattaatttacAACTTCTTAATTAAATCCCGTGCTGAAAaacaaatgtagcgtcttggccgggacggagggagtataaaatctGAAAATAAGGATCTAacacatcaaaataaggatAATAGCTTTCATCGCGGCCTGAGATAGGAGtgtgaatttaaaaaatagaagCCACAGTTTTCATTTTTGAATTCCGAATTCCGTACTATATAATtctcatttttaaatttcatagttctccttttgaaaaaataatgaaaGGTACGATTCTGTTTCGTCTGAAATAATGCAAGACTAGTCGATATCATTGTCACCAAttttctattcttttttttttcttccttaattTTGAAATGAGACGTTTGATTAAATTGGGTTAATCACATACCTTCTCAATTCTCAAAAAATAGTTCTAGAAGGGGATgatataattgaaattaatttaatttcaacaGGTTGAACTAGTAGATGTACCAGAAAGGGTTACTGTTTTCACAGTGGACAAAACCCTAGAACAAAACGCAACTCAACTCATCGACCGCTGGCAATACATCGCTCCCAACCTCGACAAAGATTTGTTCATCGCAATCTTGATAACCCGGTTGAGTTCCAACCCGACCATCCACGCCTCCTTCGTGTCGCTATTCCTCGGCCCCATCGACACGCTGTTGCCGCTGATGCGACGAAGCTTCCCCGAGCTCGGCCTAGTGAGAGAAAACTGCATCGAGACGAGCTGGATCAATTCCACACTCTACATCGGCGGCTACCCCATCGACGCGCCGCCGCAAATCCTGCTCAACAGAACTCAGCCCCAACCGGCATACTTTAAGCAAAAATCAGACTACGTGCAGACACCAATTCCTCAATACGCCATTCAAGGCATATGGGAGCAATTTTACCGAGCAGAGGATAAGGGGTATTTGTTAATCACCATGATGCCGTACGGCGGGAGAATGGCGGAGATCTCCGACTCCGCCATTCCTTTCCCTCATAGAGCTGGCAATCTGTACTTCTTCGCTCATCTAGTCCGTTGGCAAGAAGAGAATTCGGACGGCTACCTAAGCTGGTCGAGGAGGCTTTACGATTACATGACTCCTTACGTCTCGACGGCTCCGAGGTCAGCGTATCTCAACTACAGAGATCTCGACCTCGGAGTCAACAACGTTGTGGGGAAGACGAGCTACGCGCAGGCGAGTGTTTGGGGGAAGAAGTATTACAAGAACAATTTCGATCGTCTTGTTCTGGTTAAGACCATGGTTGATCCTCACAATTTCTTCAGAAACGAACAGAGCATTCCAAGTGGAAAAAGTgggaaattaatttgaaaattttaggAGGGGATGAGAGCATGTGTTTGAATATGAATAAGACCTTGTAAAAATTGTGTTATGTTTCAAAATTTGTATGCATTTACTATAATAAAGTGATACAATTAGGGAGCGTTTAGTTTGCTTGATTGATAAAatgcatgattgaatatttttatccttaattaagagtagtatttcttcaattttatcattttaaggTCGTTTTACTCTGAATGATTTaacttgatagataaaaataataagactagctaatctcttatttatttaattagatgtATTAAATCTTTTGGATATCCCAATGCTTCTGATTATTTCCAttatttaagctagttttgcttgattcttatctcaTTGAAATTGTGGGATTAGAGAAATCTTAGTCTagagaataaaaaatattcaatcatgcatgcaaagtaaacgtcaCTCAATGAATTAAAAATCAAGCAAAAAATTAGCTAATCAAGGATCTTGAAATAttcttaaaatttcaattcatctaAGTAAACAAGAGATCAGacgtattatttttatttattaagaaCCCCCGCTTAAGAATTAAGATACGAATACAGCTGGAcaccaaattttaattttgattagaTCTTGAAAATACTACTAGTATTTTAGAATACTCTGATAAGAAGGGTAGCTGAATAATTAGCTACGATTCTTAATTAGTACGTTCTTTCAAGATTTCTAATTGTTAATTGTTATGTAATAGACCTGTTCCTTGATGCTTCTCTATAGTCCATGCTCAAAGTCAATGAGACAGCATCAGAGAGATATGTTTTTTAAATGCAatctgaataaaataatataatataggTAATTATCTCTTAACGCAAAATTAAAAGGTCAAACTGCCATTTAAACGTGACGCACATTATTAagttttgattattttcttcgAACAcgtgatgatttttttattagattagtgttttaagtgtgtaggtaataaagtataaaagtgatcaAGTCTGAGAGAAAATGTAATTAAGACCCTTATTTTTGGACTGATTATTACCTtattgaaaatgtgtcaagattcgggGGGACGAAGGGGTATCTCTTAATGCAAAATCAAAAGGTCAAACTGCTATTTAAACGTAACGCACATAagttttgattattttcttcgaacacatgatgatttttttattaaattttaaattatagcaATTTCAATATTCAACACTTAATTATCTGCATAATGCAATatctaaaattttcatttggCAGCCCAACTCAGCCTTCAGAGCCTAGTCCAGATTATCAAACTTTACAAGGGATGGCTTAGTGGATGGCCTAGTGgatggggtggttgcctgttgtccaagaggtcataGGTTCTTATGCttaattcgtgttaaatatcatctttagGATATGATTCTGGtcttatatgaattttgatggtatttgatAGGATATGGAGAAAAGAtttaattttgagaagaatCTTGAAGTTTCAAGTTGGGAAAGAAGAAGCTTTTGCAAGGAACGAGACTCGCGTGCAAATTAAATGTCGAACTGATTGGAATTATTGAAGTGGGTTGCATGGATTTATTTTGTGGGCTTTCAGACGCCACCTTCTTTGTTTAAGTTAATTAGATTAGTTTTTCTTATTAGTTTAGGTGTTTAGTTTTGTTTAATTAGTTAGGGCCCATGTTATGCGCCAATTAGTTTAGGTTAGTCTTATTTTAATTTCCTtagttagatatatatataacaattagCAGCCGCCACTTTTTTGATCACCATAATTCACGCCAACTTTGGAGAGCAGCGACTGGACGCAATTTTAGAGTtctcaattcaagttttattctTTCATCATTCTTGCATGcaatttattcttttaatttcttgtgttatttaattatataaataacgttttctagctaaattcgtttattccggcaTCGATTAGGGAAAcactagcgaaattattctgtgagatctaattgttcttatactttattttatgcttgcatctgcaattctccatgtttaatgatattaattgttttaatccattagatagttgcaaatatttattgggttagaattaattatatagccaattgaaccggccatccgtaattgtggtttaggtttgattagtggtaaattgacacatcagggtcaagggaaaagcagtcttaattcaataatcttgcgtcagagtttattggttttgaatcgagtttctctagatattaatgatgtcggctcattaaacctatagagcgtctcttacggttgtcagtcgattagggtagtaattagtgaagcgtatTCCTGGTTAccaaataattaaggagaaataagatcacgtcagaagcgtcttcggtggttataactggtttgtttgcatgatttaaagttatttttgcatcgatgatcggaataattaagctagggtggacttaattgattgctggaattcttttattaattgttggatttttattcatcttttggttaattggaaaaattggtttatttggattttatttatttaattttaagtttagtattttctatattttcttctcaaaatttcggAGGTTACTTGCAggctttaattagagaaattctcgccagtcccttgggagacgatcttgcttactgctatctgcgcagtgtgggcatataccggctgactgccggatatttttggtgtaaaacgacgcaccattttgcttgattcttatctcaTTGAAATTGTGGGATTAGAGAAATCTTAGTCTagagaataaaaaatattcaatcatgcatgcaaagtaaacgtcaCTCAATGAATTAAAAGTCAAGCAAAAAATTAGCTAATCAAGGATCTTGAAATAttcttaaaatttcaattcatctaAGTAAACAAGAGATCAAacgtattatttttatttattaagaaCCCCCGCTTAAGAATTAAGATACACGAATACTGGAcaccaaattttaattttgattagaTCTTGAAAATACTACTAGTATTTTAGAATACTCTGATAAGAAGGGTAGCTGAATAATTAGATCTTGAAAATACTACTAGtattagattagtgttttaagtgtgtaggtaataaagtataaaagtgattaAGTATGAGATAAAATGTAATTAAGACCCTTATTTTTGGACTGATTATTACCTtattgaaaatgtgtcaagattcgggGGGACGAAGGGGGTATCTCTTAACGCAAAATCAAAAGGTCAAACTGCTATTTAAGCGTAACGTACTTATAtaagttttaattattttattcgaagacatgatgatttttttattaaattttaaattatagcaATTTCAATATTCAACACTTAATTATCTGCATAATGCAATTTCTAGAATTTTCATTTGGCAGCCCAACTCAGCCTTCAGAGCCTAGTCCAGATTATCAAACTTTACAAGGGATGGCCTAGTGgatggggtggttgcctgttgtccaagaggtcacaggttcaagtactctcggccacaataaccaccataggtggggtgtgtgtagTTTGTATTATTTGTAAAGaaattattcataaaaaaaagaaaagtaaaattacAGCATACACATAGAGGTGTCACCATAATCtttacaaatttatttattgaaaaaaaaaaacatagacaAGTTTGAGACTAACAATACACTTCATGATGCATCATTTGTATTTATGacatagatatatataattaattagatgctttggtatagtttttgaggAAGCCTAAGAGTGAGAACAACATCAACAAGCTTCAACTTTGGTAGAGCGAGTCCCAACCCTTCTCCCATGTCAACTGTCTCCCCATTTGGCATCGACAAGTCGAAGCTTTGGAGCAAACGGGCGAGGGTTAGATGTATAACTTGCAGACCGAACATCATTCCGGGGCACATTCTTCGTCCCGAGCTAAACGGGATGAACTCGAAACATTGTcctttaatatttatttgactTTTCTCGTTCAAAAATCTCTCGGGTCTAAACTTGTCTGGGTCCGACCAAATATTAGGGTCGCGGTGCAATTTCCATAGGTTGATGACCAAACGCGTCCCTTTTGGGACATGGTATTCGCCGATGTGGCAGTCCTCGAGGGCCTCGCGGGGCCCTGACAGGGGCCCCGGCGGGTACAACCTTAGGGTTTCTTTGAAGATTGCTTGTAGATAAGTGAGTTTGTTGATGTCAGATTCTTGCACGCATCTGTCTCTACCAACATTGTTATCAATTTCGTCTTAAGCTAGTTTCATGGTATGGGGATTGTTTAGGAGCAACGAGATCGCCCATATTAGTGTCTCGGCCGTGCTCTCGGATCCCGTCATGACTAGCAtctaaatatttgattaaaaaaaatacggattaatcaaaataacaaaatatatcTCAAACTATAACTCTGTTTTCAATTACATCCCGAACTATCAATTTTCACAAATTATTTTTAGGGCTACATGAAACTATGAATATAGTTACAAACTTTGTAGTACTTGAAAATTGAGGAGGATAGTTGAAAATTTAATGTGGGAAAAACTCAGTTTTACACATGGATTTTCACGTCAAATTAATTCTTCACTATATTATATCCTAATCATCTTCATGTacgagaaaaaaataatatatttgatgatatatatgCATAAGTGAAAATCGatagttcataatataattgGAAAAACGACAAGAACATATCATGCTTACTAGAATTGTGGCCTTGATGACAGTTTCCCTTGTGTAATTAGCTACCATCTCATTCTCCTCTATTGTTGACAACATCACatctagggatggcagtggatcttggacccggtccagatccgtggatccagaatctcaattttttggatccgatggatctggatctggatctcagttttgaaaacggatctggatcttgaaattatagatccagatccgatccgtggatccgttttattttatatatattttttatattattttatatttaatttactaataatattaactaaattaaaaataataaataaattatattcaaaagaataaaaactaaaagtaattagataaaagtattttgtgttatatttttcataatagaaattagatgttgattttatgattttttttaatttaatttaaaaatagtagatccatggatctggacccgtggacccgcggatctgacggatctggatctggatccaaaattttcagatccacggatctggatctggatctggtatatgaaaacggatctggatctggtattggccagacccgatccagatccggcccgttgccatccctaatcaCATCCATGAAATTTGAGACACTTTGATCGTTTTTTTGCCTTCTTGTCTGAATTCTTTCTTGAACCCAATCGTCAAGAACATGGTCTACTTGCTTGAAAGTTTGTTTCATGCTTTTGATGTATCCTCCAATATCCAACCATTCTAGGACTGGGATTGCATCAGAAAAAACGAACACTCCACTGAGATACAATACTTTCTTTATGGCTTCTTGGAACCTCCAATTTTTGTCATCACCTCTGCAAGAACAAGGGGTATTAGCGTAAAATAGAGAAGTTGAAAAACTATATATAAAGAGAGGGAAAGGTTGAattgagaaattaaatattttacaaaattgCGAAATATTGAAcagatcaataattttgatgaacaagttAGTCATTTTAATGAATAGACGTATTTTAGAAAATTTCATCACTGCAAGACTTGAACTCCAAACCAAAATGtctgttcatcaaaattattgatcacgattttaaattttgcaaaatat
The genomic region above belongs to Salvia miltiorrhiza cultivar Shanhuang (shh) chromosome 5, IMPLAD_Smil_shh, whole genome shotgun sequence and contains:
- the LOC130985089 gene encoding tetrahydroberberine oxidase-like; translated protein: MKTPTISSLTLLLLLISCSWAAAFAAADHHQDFLHCLSDKFDSSNVVYTASNSSYTSILKYSIFNLRFASESTPKPQVIITPEHESQIPPVIHCAKKTGLEIRTRSGGHDFEGLSYVSQVPFVMIDLINLSEITVDAEAKTAWVEAGATIGSLYYRIAEKSPVLGFPAGGCLTIGVGGHFSGGGYGFMQRKYGLAADHVIDARIVDVNGRILDRKSMGEDLFWAIRGGGAASFGVVVAWKVELLDVPERVTVFTVDKTLEQNATQLIDRWQYIAPNLDKDLFIAILITRSSSDPTIAASFVSLFLGPIDALLPLMRRSFPELGLVRENCTETSWINSTLYIGGYPVDAPPQILLNRTQPQPAYSKQKSDYVKKPIPQYAFQGIWEQFYRAEDKGDLFIFMMPCGGRMAEISDSAIPFPHRAGNLYLFSHLVHWEEENSDSYLSWSRRLYDYMTPYVSTAPRSAYLNYRDLDLGVNNVVGKTSYAQASVWGKRYYKNNFDRLVLVKTMVDPHNFFRNEQSIPPLHSK
- the LOC130985090 gene encoding tetrahydroberberine oxidase-like; the protein is MKTPTISPLTLLLLLISCSWAAASAAADHHQDFLHCLSEKFDSSDVVYTASNSSYTSILKYSIYNLRYASESTPKPQVIITPEHESQIPPVIRCAKKTGLEIRTRSGGHDTEGLSYVSQVPFVMIDLINLSEITVDAEAKTAWVEAGATIGSLYYRIAEKSPVLGFPAGGCLTIGVGGHFSGGGFGFMQRKYGLAADHVIDARIVDVNGRILDRKSMGEDLFWAIRGGGAASFGVVVAWKVELVDVPERVTVFTVDKTLEQNATQLIDRWQYIAPNLDKDLFIAILITRLSSNPTIHASFVSLFLGPIDTLLPLMRRSFPELGLVRENCIETSWINSTLYIGGYPIDAPPQILLNRTQPQPAYFKQKSDYVQTPIPQYAIQGIWEQFYRAEDKGYLLITMMPYGGRMAEISDSAIPFPHRAGNLYFFAHLVRWQEENSDGYLSWSRRLYDYMTPYVSTAPRSAYLNYRDLDLGVNNVVGKTSYAQASVWGKKYYKNNFDRLVLVKTMVDPHNFFRNEQSIPSGKSGKLI